GACTCCTTTGATTCCCAGTGGCAGCAGATTTCCGAATATCTGAAGCATCAACTTATCGTCATTCATAACGCCAGTTTTGACTGGCCGATCCTGCTTGATCATGTTTTACGACACGGATTGGCAATGCCGGAAATTCAAGGCGTATTTTGTAGTCAGAAAGCGGCTATTCCCTGGGCACAGGCAATGGATCTCCCATGTAGCCACAGAGGTCCTTCGTTAGACACATTAACGAAAGCACTTGGGGTCGAAGATCTCCGAGTCAAAGAAGATGGGTTACATGGGGCGAAGATTGATAGCCGGCAGTTGGCTCAGGTTGTACAGGTGATAAGTCGAAATGAAAATATGGAATGGGTCTTAATCGTGAATCACAGGGGCTAGAGATGTGCATATGCGTCCGGCTACAGATGCGGTCTCTCGATTTTCCAACTTGGGATGACCAAGTTGAAGAGAAAACAGGAATCAACCCAATCATGGTAAACAACTGAAGCGGGCAACTACCGAAGGTTTCAAGATAGCGATGACACAATCACCTGAACTCGCAGGCGGCGAAGGTTTCACCTTTGAGGGCGATGCGGCTGCATTCTATCTCGTCGCGCTACTAGCCGAAGCTTATGCTCCCGGCATCGATGATCGAACCGTTGTTCGAGTTTCTGTTCAGCAACGTGATTTCGGTGAACCGCTGGATGATGTGATCGTCGACTTTGAAGATGCCTCAAAGAACCCCGCTCGACTTAGCCTCCAGGTAAAGCGTTCGCTCACAATCAGCAGTGCAAAAACGAACAAAGACTTCCACGAAGTAATCCGCGACAGTTGGGCAACCCTCAACAAGTCAGACTTCCGCTTCAACGTCGACCGCTACGGGGCCGCCGTAAGCTTCCCCCTATCTGACACAGGCTGAAGTTGGAGTTTTCTGGCAGGATATTACTGCGAGGAGACGAAGATGAAACGAAGCCGATTTACCGAAAGCCAGATCGTATCGATTCTGAAAGAGGCAGATGCCGGAGCAAAGATTAAGGATCTTTGCCGCAAACACGGCATCAGCGATGCGACTTACTACAACTGGAAGGCGAAGTACGGTGGCATGAGTACATCGGACTTGCGACGGCTGAAGGAGACGGAGGCTGAGTTGTCGCAGTACAAGAAAATGTATGCGGAGCTCGCCCACGAGAATTACGCACTGAAGGATCTCATTGAGAAAAAGCTCTGAGGCCACTGGATAAGCGCGAAGCGGCGCAGCACCTGGTGGCCAAACACGAGTTGAGCAAGACGAAAGCTTGCGCGGCCGTACAACTGTCGCGCTCGAGCTGGTATCGGCAGCCGTCGCAACAGGCGGTACGAGATCAGCCTGTCATCGATGCGCTCAACACGATGCTCAAGAAGTACCCACGCTGGGGCTTTTGGATGTGCTATGACCGAATGCGACTGGACGGCCATGCCTGGAATCACAAGCGAGTTTATCGAGTGTACACAGCGATGAAGCTGAATCTTCCTCGGCGCAAGAAGCGCCGGCTACCGCAGCGTGTGCAGCAGCCGATGGTGGTTGAGGCCCGAGCCAATGCTGAATGGTCTTTGGACTTTATGAGCGATGCGCTGTACCACGGTCGCCGCTTCCGCACGCTGAACGTGCTTGATGAGGGCGTCCGTGAAGCGCTGGATATCGTCATTGATACATCCATCCCTGGCGCTCGCGTTGTGCGGACCTTGGATCGTCTCATCGAATGGCGCGGCAAGCCGGATGCAATACGGGTGGACAACGGGCCAGAGTACATCTCCCAGGTGTTCTCGGAATGGTGCGAGAAGCACGGCATCAAACTGAACTACATCCAGCCAGGGAAACCGAACCAGAACGCGTACATCGAACGCTTCAACCGCACGTATCGACATGAGGTGCTGAATGCCTACGTGTTCGAATCGTTACGGCAAGTCAGAGAAATCACGCGAGCATGGATCATCGAATACAACGAAGAACGACCGCACGACAGCTTGGGAAAAATACCGCCTGCCATGTTCCGACGGCAGGTCGAAAACGCCAGAAACTCTACTTTAGAACTGTGTCATTGACGGGGAAGCTTACGCCGCAGTTGGTACGGTTACCCCTGCCAAAGAAAGGGCACTAAAGACCCTTTGCGATTGGGCGCGCGAAAGCCTGACGGCTGACCATTTCCACGCTCGATTTGCCAAGGGCGGCAGCGCCAGTGCAGAAATCAAAACGGTCAAGAACGACGTCGTTACTTTACTGGAAGCGGTGAAGGGGGCGCCGTGCACGAATGAAGAAGAGCATCAGTTACTTGCACATTTCGTGCTCATACAGTTCGACTTCCTTCGCGAAGGTGCCACTGATCCCCCTGATGCCATTAATCGTGTTCGGGATTGCCTAGCGCCAGATGACACAGCCAAGGCACCGCTTGTCTGGTCGCGAGTAGTTCAGCTAGCCCGTTCATCAGCTGGAAAAGCTGGTCAGTTTGATCGCATACGACTTGTTCGCTCGATTTCACCTGTCGCACGCCTACGCGGCGCGACGTCATTACGTCTCAACCTGGACAAGTTGACAGAGCTCGCGAAGAGCTATGCGAACCTAATTCCGGACGATATTGGGGGAACAAAGCTCGACCGCATCTCGCTCCTTGAGAGCATTGATGCAAAACTCGCCACAGCTCGTGCCGTCCAGGTGCGCGGCCTGCCAGGAAGTGGCAAATCAGTCGTGGTGAGGCGAGCGGTACAGCGCGCGTTAGAACACGGGCCGACTCTCTTCCTCAAAGCCGAACAGCTCGAAGGGACCAGCTGGATCAGCTATGCGAACTCACAGGGTTTATCGGGTGCTCATCTAGAGCAACTTCTCGTAGAGATCGGTGCTGCCGGTACCCCCGTACTCTTTGTCGATGCGATCGATCGCATTGACAAAGAACACCAGCCCATCATCGTCGATGTGATTCACACCATTGTGGAATCACCACTGCTTGATAACTGGCGCGTAGTCGTTTCCCTTCGTGACACCGGCATTGAAATGCTTCGTAATTGGTTGGGTGAATTCCTCGATACCCTTAATGTCGAGACGCTAAGCGTTGGTCAGCTGAGCGACGATGAGGCTGAGTCGCTCGCAAAGGCCAAGCCACACCTGAGATCGCTCCTGTTTGGATCCGCTCAGGTGCGAGAAATCGTCCGACGGCCCTTTTTCGCGAAAGTGCTGAACCAGAGTTACATGGTCGACTCCAGCAGTTCGACATTCGCCCCCCAATCTGAAGTCGGTTTGATTGAGAATTGGTGGCGGAGGGGTGGCTACAATGAGACGGGTCAAAACGCGTTAGAACGGCAGCGCGCACTGCTCGACTTGGCAAGTGTGCGTGCCCGCCAGCTTAGTCAGCCGATTGCCCTTAGCCAGCTAACATCCGTCGCACACATAGATGGTCTAAGATCAGACGGCATACTCCAAAATGCCCGTGAAGGGGTTTCCGTCCGCTTTGCACACGATATCTTCTTCGAATGGGCCTTCTTCCATGTCCTAGCCGATCGCGGACTCCAATGGGTGGAGGTTATCAAGGCCTGCGGCGAGCCACCGGCAGTAGCCCGCGTCGTCGAGCTGACTTCGCAATGGGAATATGCGCAGGGAACAAACTGGCCAGCGCACCTTGCCCAAACGGAGAGTTCGGATCTTAGGTCACAATGGCTGCGAGCGTGGCTGGTCGGTCCTCTTGGGACTGCGAGATTCGATGATGATGAAGACCAATTCGCGACGGCCGTCATTGCCAACGACTTTCGACTTTTCAGGAAGACGCTCGTCTGGTTTCAGGCTGAGAAGACCACCCCGAATGAGAGTATCCTTACTGGTGGTCTCCCACAGGAACAACGCCAACGGTTCGCTGATCTTCTCGGATGGCCTTCCGACTTCTCCGCGTGGCGTCGCCTCATCAATTTTATACTACAGCGCATTGCAGATATTCCGCAGCGGCTTTATCCAGAGATCGTCTCCATCTTCGAGGTCTGGCAGAATGCCTTGGCCGACCTCCGCAACCCGACGTCTCATGCACTTCTGCAACAATGCGCTGTCTGGCTGGCCGCCATCGACGCGATCAGTACTGCCGATAAGCCTGATGAGAACTCTGCTTATTGGGGGGCGGTTCCCGGCTTGGGTGCTCTCAGAAAATCGCTGGGCCAGCTCCTCTTAAGATCGTCGAGAGCCGAGCCATCACTTTCAGCCGACTATTTGCGACGGGTCGCCAACTCGGAGCGCATCCGAGACGATGCATTTCATGACATCATCGCCTACTCACCCGTCCTTGCCCAATCGCTACCTCAGTCTGTGGTCGAGCTTTCGCTAGCGTTCCTGCTTGGGGAGCTTCCGGATGAGCAAGTCGCCCGAGAAAAACAGGAACTTCATGATACGGCCGAGTGGCGCAAAGCAGTTTTAGCAAAGCCGGAAGCCGAACAGACGCGTAAAGAAAAAATGGCACTTTCGGGCGGATTCTATCTGCGAACCGTCGGCGATTTCAGCTACCACGACTGGGAAAGGCTTTCGATCCACGACGACCACCGAAACTTCTGGCCGCCTTCGCCACTTCGAGAGCCCTTTCACTCGCTTTTCCAATCATCTCCTGACCATGCACTGCGGCTCCTTCGAGAACTCTGTAATCATGCGATGACCGCATGGCGACAGCTACATCATCACTCACACGACCGTGGGGGCACCCCTATACCGCTCGAACTTACGTTTCCCTGGGGTACCCAAATTTTCTGGGGCACCGATCGAGAGTATCTTTGGTTTCGGTCGACGTGGGCACCTAAAGCCATCGGCTGCGCATTCATGGCGCTCGAGGAGTGGTGCTTCACCGAGCTTGAGCAAAGCCGGACTGTTGACGAGCTGATCCAGCAAATCGTCGAGGGGAACGAGTGCAT
This sequence is a window from Nitrosococcus oceani ATCC 19707. Protein-coding genes within it:
- a CDS encoding 3'-5' exonuclease: MYKELLWIFTQLPDDYIVLDTETTGLPDENGLPDIVTLGITVVSNREIAESVEFKTRPQKRISEEAQSIHGITNKQAAAFDSFDSQWQQISEYLKHQLIVIHNASFDWPILLDHVLRHGLAMPEIQGVFCSQKAAIPWAQAMDLPCSHRGPSLDTLTKALGVEDLRVKEDGLHGAKIDSRQLAQVVQVISRNENMEWVLIVNHRG
- a CDS encoding IS3-like element ISNoc1 family transposase (programmed frameshift); the protein is MKRSRFTESQIVSILKEADAGAKIKDLCRKHGISDATYYNWKAKYGGMSTSDLRRLKETEAELSQYKKMYAELAHENYALKDLIEKKPLRPLDKREAAQHLVAKHELSKTKACAAVQLSRSSWYRQPSQQAVRDQPVIDALNTMLKKYPRWGFWMCYDRMRLDGHAWNHKRVYRVYTAMKLNLPRRKKRRLPQRVQQPMVVEARANAEWSLDFMSDALYHGRRFRTLNVLDEGVREALDIVIDTSIPGARVVRTLDRLIEWRGKPDAIRVDNGPEYISQVFSEWCEKHGIKLNYIQPGKPNQNAYIERFNRTYRHEVLNAYVFESLRQVREITRAWIIEYNEERPHDSLGKIPPAMFRRQVENARNSTLELCH
- a CDS encoding ATP-binding protein, with protein sequence MKGAPCTNEEEHQLLAHFVLIQFDFLREGATDPPDAINRVRDCLAPDDTAKAPLVWSRVVQLARSSAGKAGQFDRIRLVRSISPVARLRGATSLRLNLDKLTELAKSYANLIPDDIGGTKLDRISLLESIDAKLATARAVQVRGLPGSGKSVVVRRAVQRALEHGPTLFLKAEQLEGTSWISYANSQGLSGAHLEQLLVEIGAAGTPVLFVDAIDRIDKEHQPIIVDVIHTIVESPLLDNWRVVVSLRDTGIEMLRNWLGEFLDTLNVETLSVGQLSDDEAESLAKAKPHLRSLLFGSAQVREIVRRPFFAKVLNQSYMVDSSSSTFAPQSEVGLIENWWRRGGYNETGQNALERQRALLDLASVRARQLSQPIALSQLTSVAHIDGLRSDGILQNAREGVSVRFAHDIFFEWAFFHVLADRGLQWVEVIKACGEPPAVARVVELTSQWEYAQGTNWPAHLAQTESSDLRSQWLRAWLVGPLGTARFDDDEDQFATAVIANDFRLFRKTLVWFQAEKTTPNESILTGGLPQEQRQRFADLLGWPSDFSAWRRLINFILQRIADIPQRLYPEIVSIFEVWQNALADLRNPTSHALLQQCAVWLAAIDAISTADKPDENSAYWGAVPGLGALRKSLGQLLLRSSRAEPSLSADYLRRVANSERIRDDAFHDIIAYSPVLAQSLPQSVVELSLAFLLGELPDEQVAREKQELHDTAEWRKAVLAKPEAEQTRKEKMALSGGFYLRTVGDFSYHDWERLSIHDDHRNFWPPSPLREPFHSLFQSSPDHALRLLRELCNHAMTAWRQLHHHSHDRGGTPIPLELTFPWGTQIFWGTDREYLWFRSTWAPKAIGCAFMALEEWCFTELEQSRTVDELIQQIVEGNECIAILGMASMLALHTEWVSETTLPLFTSQRLLAADHNRMAQDLSSSTNLIGFTSSTDKPHIEAIQMANARTVRKTQLSWMVPRFVFATEPFRDRAREAILNFKNDLPFQYEEHRDIPEAREYLTKQALEYAELADPENYQAYRTEEGSDQIAIVHVSPSAAQPENIARAEEANKYLRQTGLWTWASKSFEETTLNDTYTIEDAIVLSKEADASDLFEHPNSENEEEQLGMRRGAVAATAAIALNFREGCTHEDLEWARGVLGRAIRLPEKFESMWSPGSVVPWHQGIYVARGLAADLREGTAARSTANDLLGLIAHPLEIVALTALEEACKLWPNDSKLTWAALILAFSLCHVPPRPRDQPRQHGEALHTSNEAQAAVNAALAFYEHGSEWAPLPLPPPAWVKVEPEKGRRGYQRYEDYDLDDATDAAEVWGEPDVFWHSKQAAEVLQRIPLDEVLNSSAKSVLLDFLASVLDWTNQKNAPPWVKPGRRDRSATQIFEWTHTLGSRLGYMAGLMPLADFQARFLDPILDLEGDNCWSLLSPFTSTFVCAYVYDAPVAPVDTVAILDLCLARLLQDRTFKRDTYRSGEFSGFDQPELVRTLMFVSVERADLAARYVNGDWSEINRILPLIDRFIRAGGWAASVMDSFLTLCERARANYPAEAFAEQVLAIIGDGPDSLKGWHGTFIPARIAELVQHFAHRDAPMTLALAQKFLRILDMLVDMGDRRSAALQLGESFREISALS